The following proteins are encoded in a genomic region of Liolophura sinensis isolate JHLJ2023 chromosome 5, CUHK_Ljap_v2, whole genome shotgun sequence:
- the LOC135465496 gene encoding peroxisomal membrane protein PEX14-like, translating into MENGDKNQVGDVSSITMADQDDPRENLIATAVNFLQNPNVQSSSLPQKRHFENHKKSVMTQVLEVQAEMSSTLVKVQETLQAIQTTLRQQEEQIQELSIQSGAKKTEASLSRLQDSQLVTELKSEVTSIKGLLLNRRQFPPAPTTTPVLPSWQRSAASPAVTSGNVGPSGDSEAVEGKSHEAVSDVPNSTGERMSSEPGDSGLRTHSGLITASKNNGMKQESHFNVEEEESDELDPANQILAEQSSVQQEDSQPSPSRELRKENGILVEDDSTLKVLS; encoded by the exons ATGGAGAACGGGGACAAAAATCAG GTTGGTGATGTCAGTTCCATTACAATGGCAGATCAGGATGATCCAAGGGAAAACTTG ATTGCAACAGCTGTAAATTTTCTTCAGAATCCAAACGTTCAGAGCAGTTCTCTGCCACAAAAAAGGcatttt GAAAACCACAAAAAATCTGTTATGACACAAGTGTTAGAGGTGCAAGCAGAGATGAGCAGTACTTTGGTTAAAGTACAGGAGACTTTGCAGGCCATTCAGACCACATTAAGGCAGCAGGAGGAGCAAATTCAGGAGCTGTCTATCCAATCAGGAGCCAAGAAG ACAGAGGCTAGCTTGAGCAGACTGCAGGATTCACAGCTGGTAACTGAACTCAAATCAGAAGTCACTTCTATCAAAGGTCTTCTGCTCAACAG ACGTCAGTTTCCTCCTGCTCCCACGACGACACCAGTACTGCCATCTTGGCAAAGATCAGCAGCAAGCCCTGCGGTGACATCGGGGAATGTCGGCCCGTCTGGGGACAGTGAGGCCGTAGAG GGCAAGAGTCATGAGGCTGTGAGTGATGTGCCAAATAGTACTGGAGAAAGGATGAGCAGTGAGCCAGGGGACAGTGGATTAAGAACGCACAGCGGGTTGATAACAGCCAGCAAAAACAATGGGATGAAGCAGGAGTCACACTTTAATGTGGAGGAAGAGGAAAGTGATGAACTAGACCCAGCTAATCAGATTTTAGCAGAGCAAAGTTCTGTGCAGCAGGAAGACAGCCAGCCGTCTCCAAGCAGAGAGTTGAGGAAAGAAAATGGGATTCTGGTAGAAGACGACTCAACACTGAAAGTCTTGAGCTGA
- the LOC135465667 gene encoding GPI transamidase component PIG-T-like — protein MQTKTAARYFDVFLIFGVAFYAHLISAKDSFTEELYVKPLPHGHVYFQFHFSTKWEADIGSPETFQHYRLFPKSLGELISAYNVQELHLSLTQGLWRYEKWGYPKEDAPPGAELWVWFQNNTQDVDKTWSELNNALSGLFCATLNFMDNKSTTSPRWSFRPTGLATKEYARESGFLRYSALPREIACTENLTPWKKLLPCDSKVGLSTLFNTVKLYDANYHSLSVHIRPVCSDADCTRPGIELTQNLALVFDVPRISSGSASWSLKKLFSSGLTTQCPLSDMSKVYVDVTDMESKESPFQLLPVSDSTDVRSGHTGDVPYAVYDVGLQTRDGRQFNLELMYSSQFGHSTVRPPPLYAHRYITGHGLEKGGVTCHLYNSLPEDLMIVYLETLPWYMRMYYNTLRIETNGTMTVRPKHVHYVPGKDRERLYTLELVLHLQAYSITSVRFQFDRAFLKWTEYPPDANHGFYVNSAVISVKLPTKNLDKSDDPNAGFLRLHTESLLLQLPTPDFSMPYNVICLACTVVAIAFGSLHNLTTRRFQLVDPSKKKGLKEKIKSFLQRVFKQKPKEGSVEVSDTTKESSEDKSGGEKMKKKSKDSLEQEEQLDKKVL, from the exons ATGCAGACGAAAACAGCGGCACGCTATTTTGATGTGTTCTTAATTTTTGGTGTGGCCTTCTATGCCCATTTGATCTCGGCTAAAGACAGTTTCACGGAGGAGCTCTATGTCAAGCCTCTACCTCACGGACATGTATATTTCCAGTTTCACTTCTCAACGAAATGGGAAGCTGATATCGGCTCCCCGGAAACAT TCCAACATTATAGATTGTTCCCCAAATCCTTGGGTGAGCTGATCTCGGCATACAATGTACAGGAGCTCCATCTCAGCTTGACACAAGGCCTGTGGAGGTATGAGAAGTGGGGATACCCAAAGGAGGATGCCCCTCCTGGGGCAGAACTCTGGGTGTGGTTCCAAAATAACACTCAGGA TGTGGACAAGACCTGGAGTGAACTGAACAATGCCCTGTCTGGCCTGTTTTGTGCCACTCTAAACTTCATGGACAATAAATCTACGACAAGTCCCAGGTGGAGTTTCCGACCAACAGGGCTGGCCACGAAGGAGTACGCCAGGGAATCTGGTTTCCTCAGGTATTCAGCCCTGCCCAGAGAAATTGCCTGTACAGAGAACCTCACACCATGGAAAAAACTGCTACCCTGTGATTCAAAG GTTGGATTGTCTACCTTGTTCAACACAGTGAAGCTGTATGATGCTAACTACCACAGTCTCAGTGTTCATATCCGGCCAGTATGCTCA GATGCTGATTGTACTAGGCCAGGTATAGAACTGACACAGAACCTGGCCCTGGTATTTGATGTACCAAGAATCTCTTCAGGATCTGCAA GCTGGAGTCTGAAGAAGCTGTTTAGCAGTGGACTCACCACTCAGTGTCCCCTCTCTGACATGAGCAAGGTCTATGTTGATGTCACTGACATGGAG AGTAAGGAATCCCCATTCCAGCTGCTGCCCGTGTCTGACTCGACTGATGTAAGATCTGGCCACACTGGGGACGTCCCCTATGCTGTGTACGATGTAGGTCTTCAGACGCGAGACGGACGCCAGTTCAACCTGGAGCTTATGTACAGCAGTCAGTTTGGCCACAGCACTGTCAGACCCCCTCCACTCTACGCTCATCGCTACATTACAG GACATGGTTTAGAGAAGGGAGGAGTCACATGTCACCTGTACAACAGCTTACCTGAGGATTTGATGATTGTTTACTTGGAGACACTCCCCTGGTACATGAGGATGTACTACAACACATTGAGGATAGAGACTAATGGTACCATGACAGTCAGACCCA AGCATGTTCACTACGTCCCAGGGAAGGACAGAGAGAGACTCTACACTCTGGAACTTGTCCTCCACCTACAGGCCTACTCCATCACATCTGTCAGATTTCAGTTTGACCGTGCCTTTCTCAAATGGACAGAGTACCCACCAGATGCCAACCATGGGTTCTATGTTAACTCTGCTGTGATCAGTGTTAAACTCCCAACCAAAAACCTGGATAAAAG TGATGACCCTAACGCTGGGTTCCTCAGGCTTCACACAGAGAGCCTCCTGCTGCAGTTGCCTACCCCTGACTTCAGCATGCCTTACAACGTCATCTGTTTAGCGTGTACTGTCGTGGCCATAGCATTTGGCTCTCTCCACAACTTGACAACTCGCCGATTCCAGCTCGTCGACCCGAGCAAGAAGAAAGGACTCAAGGAGaaaataaagtcttttttgcaGCGTGTTTTCAAACAAAAGCCCAAGGAAGGAAGTGTGGAGGTCAGTGATACTACTAAAGAAAGCTCAGAAGACAAATCTGGTGgagaaaagatgaaaaaaaagtcTAAAGACTCTCTGGAACAAGAGGAACAATTGGATAAAAAAGTGCTATGA